One Takifugu rubripes chromosome 19, fTakRub1.2, whole genome shotgun sequence genomic window carries:
- the gmppb gene encoding mannose-1-phosphate guanylyltransferase catalytic subunit beta, translated as MRALILVGGYGTRLRPLTLSVPKPLVEFCNKPILLHQVEALVKAGVDHVVLAVSYMSELLEREMRVQEQRLGIRISLSHEEEPLGTAGPLALARELLTADEEPFFVLNSDVICDFPFRDMLQFHRDHGREGTIVVTRVEEPSKYGVVVFNPGDGKIERFVEKPQVFVSNKINAGMYIFNPSMLRRIQLKPTSIEKEIFPVMAEEGHLYSMELKGFWMDIGQPKDFLKGMCMYLQSLRQQAPEKLRTGPGFLGNVLVDPTAKIGVNCTIGPNVTIGAGVVVEDGVRIKRCTVLKASRVRSHSWLESCIVGWSSSVGQWVRMENVSVLGEDVIVNDELYLNGASVLPHKSINESVPEPRIIM; from the exons ATGAGGGCCCTGATCCTTGTGGGAGGCTATGGAACCCGGCTCCGGCCGCTGACCCTGAGCGTGCCCAAACCTCTGGTGGAATTCTGCAACAAACCCATCCTGCTCCACCAGGTGGAGGCCCTGGTTAAG GCCGGCGTGGACCACGTGGTTCTGGCCGTCAGCTACATGTCCGAGCTCCTGGAGCGAGAGATGAGAGTGCAGGAGCAGAGG CTCGGGATTCGCATTTCCCTGTCCCACGAGGAGGAGCCCCTGGGAACAG CCGGCCCCCTGGCGCTGGCCCGGGAGCTGCTCACCGCCGACGAGGAGCCGTTTTTTGTCCTCAACTCGGACGTGATCTGCGACTTCCCCTTCAGAGACATGCTGCAGTTCCACCGCGACCACGGGAGGGAGGGGACCATTGTG GTGACGCGGGTGGAGGAGCCCTCCAAGTACGGCGTGGTCGTCTTCAACCCCGGCGACGGCAAGATCGAGCGATTCGTGGAGAAGCCGCAGGTGTTCGTGTCCAACAAGATCAACGCCGGCATGTACATCTTCAACCCCAGCATGCTGCGCCGGATACAG ctgaaaCCAACATCTATAGAGAAGGAGATCTTCCCCGTCATGGCAGAGGAAGGACATCTTTACTCCATGGAGCTAAAGG GGTTCTGGATGGATATCGGGCAGCCCAAGGACTTCCTGAAGGGGATGTGCATGTACCTCCAGTCCCTGCGCCAGCAGGCGCCCGAGAAGCTGCGCACTGGCCCCGGTTTCCTCGGCAACGTTCTCGTG GACCCGACGGCAAAGATCGGGGTGAACTGCACCATCGGGCCCAACGTGACCATCGGGGCCGGCGTGGTGGTGGAGGACGGCGTGAGGATCAAGCGCTGCACCGTCCTCAAGGCGTCGCGGGTCCGGTCCCACTCCTGGTTGGAGAGCTGCATCGTGGGCTGGAGCTCCTCCGTGGGCCAGTGG GTTCGGATGGAGAACGTCTCCGTGCTGGGGGAGGACGTGATCGTCAACGACGAGCTCTACCTGAACGGCGCCAGCGTCCTGCCTCACAAGTCCATCAATGAGTCGGTGCCGGAGCCGCGGATCATCATGTAG